A window of Gemmatimonadaceae bacterium genomic DNA:
CGGTGGGCGGGAGGACGATGGCGGTGAAGCGCAGCCGCGCCACGCCACCAGCTTCGATGCGGTCGATGGTCCACGTCATGCTCGCCGCGTCATAGCGGCCATCCAGCGGCGTCGTCTGCACGATCCGGAACCCCGGCTCGTTGAAGGCGCGTGGAATCACGACGTTCGTGGCCGCGCCGGTGCCGATGTTGGTCACGGTGAGCGTGAGCGTGATCGTATCGCCGACGGCGGGCGTCACCGTACTTGGCGTGACCGCAAACTCGAGCATCGGCGGCGGATCGGTCACGGTGACTCCGAGTGCGGCACTGCGCGGGGTTCCGGTGTTATCGATCCCGATCACCTGCAGCGTGTACTCGCCTGGCGGCAGCGACGCGGGGATGAGACCGGCGCCGGTGAAGGTGCCATTGGCGGTGACCGGGATCGTCCCGAGCAGAATGGGCGTCCCGTTCTTCGGATAGAGGTAGAGGGTCACGACCGTCGCCGGCTTGAAGCCGGTGCCGTCGGTCGCCGCCTGCCCGCCACGATCGAGCACGATCGCCTTGTTGGTGTCCACGGCGATCGGCGCGCCGCTCTGATCCTTCGAACGGAGCGAGAGCGTGATCGGGCCCGCCGTCAGCCGCAGCGTTGTGTCCTGCACGACGGTGGTCGTGACGGGCACCGTGCCGGCGGGCGTGGTCGTCGTGCCGTTGCCCGGCGGCACCGTGGGCGGGGCGCCGGTCGGGCCGACAGGTGCTGGACCGACGGGGGCCACCGGGCCCGCGATCGCCGACGGTGCACTCTCGCCGCACTCATTGCGGGCGGTCACGCGCACCTGCACGGGCTGGTTGTTCGTCAGCGGCGCGATGACGGCGGAGAGGGTCGTGCGACCGTTCACGGTGAGCGTGGTCCACGTGGTGCCATCGAGCGACCACGAGACGGTGTAGCCAGTGACCAGGCTGCACCCTTCGGTGAGCGGCAGCTGCCACGACACGGTGAGCTGTCGATCCCCACTGGTGAGCTGCACGTTGGTCGGTGCGCCCGGCGGCGTGAGCGCCGTGATCGACGCGGTCGTGCGCGGCGCGCCGATCAAGGAGAGGGTGTAGTTGGCATTGCCGGTCCCGCTGAGACGGGCGTTGGTCAGTGAGACCGGCTTGTTCGTGCCCACGGCGGGCGAGTCGAAGGCGGCTTCGAGATCGGTCACCGTGATTGCATCCGGCGCCACGATGTTCTGCACTGTCAGCGTGTGGCTGGTGACCGTGGCGCCGGTGGTGTTGTCGAAACGCTTGTCGCTCGCTGTGAAGGCGCCGGTCAGCGTCACGGTGCGTGGCGTGATCGCCGCAGTGGTCGTCGGGGCGCCGGTGTAGTCCACCGAGTAGAGCCCGGCGTTCGTACCGCCCAACGTCACGCTCACGATGCGCACGGTCTTGCCCGTGCCCACTGCCGCGTCATCAAAGGCGAGCACTGCTTCGCTGATGGCGACCTGATGCCCGCCACTCACGCCGACGAGCGTGAGGCCGCTCAGGGTGCCGGTGGCGTTGGTGGTGCGGTCGTAGACCTTGTTGTCGGCGCGGAGCGTGCCGCTGATGGTGACCGGCCCACCCACGGGCGTGATGTTGGCCGTAGTGGTCGACGCGCCGGCCAGACTCAGGCTGTAGTTGCCGGCGTCCCCGCCGGTCAGGCTGGCCGCCGAGAGCGATACCGTCTTGCCGTTGGCCACTGTGGCGGAACTGAACACGGCGCTGACGCCGGTGAGAGAGACCACGTCCGGGGCGATCACGCCGGGCAACGTCAGGCTGTTGGTGCCGATCGTCGCCGTCGCCGTTCCGTCGAAGGGCTTGTTGTTGGCGGTGAAGCTGCCCCCGATCGTCAGCGGTTTGGCCGTGATGTTGGCGGTAGTGGTGGGCGCGCCACTCACGCTGATGCTGTAGTTGCTCGCGTCGGCGCCGGTAATGGTCGCCGCCGTGAGGGACACCGTCTTGCCGTTGGCCACCGTGGCGGTACCGAAGGCGGCGGTGACGCTGTTGATCGACACGACATCCGGTGCGACGACGCCGCTCACCGTGAGGCTGTTGGTGGCGAGCGTGGCGCTGGTGGTGCGGTCGTACTCCTTGTTGGACGCCGTGAAGCTGCCGGTGAGCGTCAGCGGCGCCGGTGTGATGTCGGCGGTGGCCGTTGGCGCACCGGTGAGATCCACACTGTAGCTGCCCGCGTTGGCCCCGCCGAGCGTGATCGAGGAAATCACGACCGTCTTGCCGGTGCCCACCGGAGCCGACTGGAAATCGAGCGACACGGCGGCGATCGAGACCTGATCGCCCCCATTCACGCCCACGAGTGTCAGCCCGGTGGTGTTGCCGGTGGCGGTCGTCGTGCGATCGTAGACCTTGTTGCTCGCGGTGAAGGTGCCGCTCACGGTGATCGCTGTGCCCACGGCGAGGATGCTGGCCGTTGTGGTCGGGGCGCCGCTGAGCGTGAGCGAGTAGTTCGCCGCGTCGGCGCCGGTGAGGCTGGCGCTCGCGAGGGACACGATCTTGTTCGCGCCCACGCCCGCCGTCCCGAAGGCGGCCGTTTCGCTCGTGAGCGACACCGCATCCGGCGCAATGACGCCGCTCAGCGCGAGGCTGTTGGTCGCGATGGTCGCGCTGGTGTTGCCGTCGTAGTTCTTGTCGCTGGCGGTGAAGCTGCCGGTGATGGTGAGCGGTTTGGCTGTGATGTTGGCGGTGGTGGTCGGCGCGCCGGCCACACTGATGCTGTAGTTCCCCGCATCGGCACCGGTGATGGTCGCCGCGGTGAGCGAGACGGTCTTGCCATTCGCCACCGTGGCGGTGCCGAAGGCGGCGGTCACGCTATTGATGGAGACCGCGTCCGGTGCGATCACGCCGCTCAGCGTGAGGCTGTTCGTGGCCATCGTCGCGGCGGTGGTGCGGTCGTACTGCTTGTTCGACGCCGTAAAGCTGCCACTCAGCGTGAGTGGTTTGGCGGTGATGTTCGCCGTGGCTGTGGGCGCGCCCGCGAGATTCACGGTGTAGGAGCCGCCGTTGGTGCCGCCGAGCGTTACCGCGGAAATGACGACCGTCTTGCCGGTGCCAACGCCCGACGATTGGAACGCCAATGTCACCGACGCGATCGTCACCTGATCGCCACCGTTCACCCCGGATAGCGTGAGGCTGCCGGTGTTTCCGGTCGCGGCGGTGGTGCGATCGTACAGTTTGTTGTTGGCCGTGAAGCTGCCGCCGATGGTGACCGTGCCGGTGGACGCGTTGATCACCAGTTCATTGGTGGTCGCGTCGGAGAGCGTGAAGCCGTCGGCGTTGGTGATCGTTGCCGTGACCTCGTACGTCCCGACGCTGAGCGCGGGGCTCGGTGTGAGCGACCAGGTGGTCCCCACGATGGTGAGTGCGGGCGACGAACTCGTGGTGTACTGCTTGCCGTTCACCACGACGGCGAAGGTCTCGCCGGCGGCGAGCGTAACCGTACCGCTGATGGTCGGCGACGTGCTCGTCGTTGTCAGCGCCGTGACGGTCACCGGACCGGCGGGGCGCGACTGCACGACGGTCGCCAGATAGCTGTTGAGCCCGTTCAGCGCGCCCGACTGGGCAGCGTTGCCGTTGGTGGACTGCCCGTCGGCCAGCGGGGTGGTGCTGTTGCCGGCGATGTAGCCGCCGATGCTCGAGCCTCCATTGCTGCTGCCATCGGTGATCTGAATGGAGCTGCCGCTGCCGTACGTCCAGGTGATCGGGCTCGCCGGACGGGGGAGAATGCCAATCAGATAGGTGGTGCCGCCGCTGTTCCGCCAATTCACGGAGGCGGGAATGTCCACCGTGGTGCCATTGGTGCGCACCAGTCGCAGGGTGCCGGGGATGTCGTTCCCCTGGATCTCGAACTGATTCGTGGACGAGTTCTGAATGAAGAACGTCCTCGCAATACCCAGGGTGGCGTAGGTGAGGACGTTGTTGGCGGTGCCGGCCGATGTGCCTCGCGTGCCAATGAAGCCCGCGGTGAAGGGCACACTGATGATGTTCTGGGCACGGAGGGTCGCGCCGGACAGCGCGAGCAGGGCGATCGTTCCGGCGGCCCGGAGGCGCCAGCGTGCACGATCGGAGAACTGGGTCATGTGAGGCTCCAAGCAGATTGGGATGCGCCCACTGATCGGCGTGGGGCACCGCTGGCTGGCAGTCTCGACGCGCCCTGTCCCTCGCTTCACATCGCTGAGCAACAATTGCAATGAATGTTTGCTCATCCCGCAGGCCGTACTGGGAATTGGCCGACCGTCCGCCGTGATCGCGTGCCCGGCTGCAGATTGGACGCAGTGCCCATCCGGACCCCGCCCCGGCTCCCTCCCTGCCATGTCGCACGACCTCCCCGATCTGCCCGACACGCCGGCCGCTGAGCTGTCGCGTCGCGCCTTCCTGCTGCGCGCCAGTCTGGCCGGCGCGGCGGTCTCTCTCGGTCTGCCGCTTGCCGCGCGGGCGCAGGGGCTACGCTCCCCCGCCGCGCCGGATGCGCTGGCCGATGGGGTCCTGGATGCCGCGGCGACGCCCGCCGCCATCGGGCACCTCTCGGCGCCGCCTCCCGCCGCGAGCTATGCGGGCCTCCGCTGGCGCCACCTGGGCCCCTTCCGGGGCGGGCGGGTGGCTGCCGTCAGCGGCGTGCCGGGGAAGCCGAACGAGTTCTACTATGGTGGTGTGAACGGCGGCGTCTGGAAGAGCGTGGACGCCGGCCGCGTCTGGCGCCCGGTGTTCGACGAGCAGCCGGTGGCATCGATCGGCGCGATCGCCGTGGCGCCCTCCCGCCCGGACACGGTGTACGTGGGGAGCGGCGAAAGCACGCTGCGCGACTCCACCGGCTACGGCAACGGCGTGTACAAGAGCACCGATGCCGGTGCGACCTGGACGCACCTTGGCCTCGAGCAGACGCATCACATCGGCAAGGTCGCCGTTGATCCGAAGAACCCCGACATGGTCTTCGTGGCGGCCATCGGCAAGCTCTACTCGGCGAGTGAACAGCGCGGCGTCTTCCGGTCGACGAACGGTGGCAAGTCGTGGCAGAAGGTGCTGGGGCCCAACCCGAACGTGGGCGCGGTGGATGTCGTGATCGATCCCACCGACTCCAAGGTGGTGTACGCGGCGTTGTGGGCCACGCGCCGTCCGCCCTGGTTCACGTATGCACCCACGAACGGCCCGGGCGGTGGGCTCTACAAGAGTGTGGATGGCGGCAACACGTGGACGAAGATGACCAAGGGGCTGCCCGCCGACGGCATCGGGCGCAGTGGCATTGCGGTGAGCCCGAGCAATCCGAAGCGCGTGTACGCGGTGATCGATTGTCTGTTGCCCGAGCCCGGTCAGCAGGCCGCGCCGGCGCAGGTGGGGGTACCGCAGGCGAACGGGCAGGGCGGGGTGTTCCGCAGCGATGATGCCGGCGCGACGTGGACGCGGCTCAGCGGCGATCCCGCGCTCTGGGGGCGCGGGTGGTACTTCGAAAAGATTGCTGTGGACCCAAAGAACGCGGACATCGTGTACGTGCCCAACGTGAGCGTCTCGCGTTCCATGGATGGTGGCAAGACGTGGGTGGCGCTGCGCGGCTCACCGGGCGGCGACGACTATCATCAGGCGTGGGTGAGCCCCGATGACTCCGACACCATGATTGTCGCGAGCGATCAGGGCGCCATCATCACGCGCAATGCGCGCACCGCCGACCCGATGGCGGTGACGTGGAGCTCGTGGCTCAATCAGGCCACCGCGCAGGTGTATCACATCTCGGTAGACTATCGTTTTCCGTACTGGGTGACCGGCGCGCAGCAGGACAGTGGCGCCGTAGCCGTGCGATCACGCGGCAAGTTCGGCCAGATCTCCACGCGCGACTGGGAGCCGATCGCGCCCGGTGGTGAAAGCGGCTACACCGCGGGCGATCCGCTGCACCCGGGCGTGGTGTACGGAGGCACCGGCGAGCGCTGGGATCTCGAAAAGAACGCGGCCATTCCCGGCACCACGGCGCCGCGCGGGCCGGAAGCAGCGCGCACGGATTGGACGCAGCCGCTCGTGATCTCGAAGGCCGATCCGCATCAGCTGTTCTATGCGAATCAGTACGTCTTCCGCAGCACCGACGGCGCCCGCTCATGGACGCGGCTGAGTGACGATCTCACGCGCCCCAATCCGGGGATTCCCGCGAATCTCGATGCCACGGCCGCCGAGCAGGTCGATCGCAATGGCAAGCGCGGGGTGGTGTACACGGTGGCGCCAAGTCCGCTCGCGCCCGCGATGGTGTGGGTGGGGACCGATGATGGTCTGATCCATCTCACGCTCGATCAGAAAGCGTGGAAGGACGTGACGCCGCCCGCGCTCACCAGCTGG
This region includes:
- a CDS encoding DUF11 domain-containing protein, translating into MTQFSDRARWRLRAAGTIALLALSGATLRAQNIISVPFTAGFIGTRGTSAGTANNVLTYATLGIARTFFIQNSSTNQFEIQGNDIPGTLRLVRTNGTTVDIPASVNWRNSGGTTYLIGILPRPASPITWTYGSGSSIQITDGSSNGGSSIGGYIAGNSTTPLADGQSTNGNAAQSGALNGLNSYLATVVQSRPAGPVTVTALTTTSTSPTISGTVTLAAGETFAVVVNGKQYTTSSSPALTIVGTTWSLTPSPALSVGTYEVTATITNADGFTLSDATTNELVINASTGTVTIGGSFTANNKLYDRTTAATGNTGSLTLSGVNGGDQVTIASVTLAFQSSGVGTGKTVVISAVTLGGTNGGSYTVNLAGAPTATANITAKPLTLSGSFTASNKQYDRTTAATMATNSLTLSGVIAPDAVSINSVTAAFGTATVANGKTVSLTAATITGADAGNYSISVAGAPTTTANITAKPLTITGSFTASDKNYDGNTSATIATNSLALSGVIAPDAVSLTSETAAFGTAGVGANKIVSLASASLTGADAANYSLTLSGAPTTTASILAVGTAITVSGTFTASNKVYDRTTTATGNTTGLTLVGVNGGDQVSIAAVSLDFQSAPVGTGKTVVISSITLGGANAGSYSVDLTGAPTATADITPAPLTLTGSFTASNKEYDRTTSATLATNSLTVSGVVAPDVVSINSVTAAFGTATVANGKTVSLTAATITGADASNYSISVSGAPTTTANITAKPLTIGGSFTANNKPFDGTATATIGTNSLTLPGVIAPDVVSLTGVSAVFSSATVANGKTVSLSAASLTGGDAGNYSLSLAGASTTTANITPVGGPVTISGTLRADNKVYDRTTNATGTLSGLTLVGVSGGHQVAISEAVLAFDDAAVGTGKTVRIVSVTLGGTNAGLYSVDYTGAPTTTAAITPRTVTLTGAFTASDKRFDNTTGATVTSHTLTVQNIVAPDAITVTDLEAAFDSPAVGTNKPVSLTNARLSGTGNANYTLSLIGAPRTTASITALTPPGAPTNVQLTSGDRQLTVSWQLPLTEGCSLVTGYTVSWSLDGTTWTTLTVNGRTTLSAVIAPLTNNQPVQVRVTARNECGESAPSAIAGPVAPVGPAPVGPTGAPPTVPPGNGTTTTPAGTVPVTTTVVQDTTLRLTAGPITLSLRSKDQSGAPIAVDTNKAIVLDRGGQAATDGTGFKPATVVTLYLYPKNGTPILLGTIPVTANGTFTGAGLIPASLPPGEYTLQVIGIDNTGTPRSAALGVTVTDPPPMLEFAVTPSTVTPAVGDTITLTLTVTNIGTGAATNVVIPRAFNEPGFRIVQTTPLDGRYDAASMTWTIDRIEAGGVARLRFTAIVLPPTGTEGLRP